DNA sequence from the Syntrophobacterales bacterium genome:
GACAGTGGAATACGTGCGAAAGATCGTACAAAAGCGGTTCGGAAAGGCAGCCTGATATCACGGGTTCATCACCATTTCCAGCTCAAGTTTCCGCCGTAAAGTCTTCGCCAAGTCGGCATAACGTTTTCCATCCTCTTTTCTTCCCATCCTCTTGTATAGCTGCCCCATGAGAGCGTAGAGGTTTGCCAGATTCGGGTAGTCCGGCTCTGGTTCAGCCTCCAGTATGGAGAGCGACTGGGCGCACATTTGCTTCGCCTCTTCAAGCTTGCCCTGGGCAAGACATGAGGCTGCCAAGGTCCCGGACTTTAAAGCCGTTTCCCTGTGCTCATGCCCCATCGCCTTCTCCGTTATCGCAAGGGCACGCCGATAAAGCGGCTCCGCCATGGCAGATTTGCGGCCGTAGTAATAGGCGTGGCCTATATTGCCGAGAATAAAAGCAACCCCCATGTGGTCGGGCCCCAGCTTCCTCTCTTTTGTCGCAAGGGAGCGCTCGAAAAATCTTATAGCTTCCGTGTATTTACCCTGATAATAGTACGCATTGGCAAGTTCATCCACCGTCCGTTCCGCGTGAGGGTGGTCATCTCTTAGCAGCTTATCCTGCGTGTCTAGCGCCCGTTCGAGGTATGGTTCAGCTCTGTCGTATTTGCCTCTCGCGCTTAAGACCCGGCCCAAATCATAGCGTGATTCAGCCGTCAGGAGATGATTTGAACCGAAGACTTTCTTTCTGACCTCGAAGCTATTCTTGTAAAATCCATGGGCGGCCTCATGCCAGTTCTGCATGAAATAGACACCGGCCAGCCCCTTCAATACCGCCGATACAACACCATGGTTCGTACTCCCGGCCTTTTTTGCCATTTCTAAAGACCTTTTGAGAATTATCTCCGCCTCCGAATATCTTCCTTGAAATGTTACGGCAACTCCGAGCCTCTCGAGGGATGATGCCACAATGAGACCTTCCGCCCCAAAGCCGGTTTCTGCAGACCGGAGGGCTTTTAAAAAGAGCTCTTCCGCTTCTCCGTATTTCCCCTGCTCAAGGCAGGCAGATCCCATATGGCACAATACTGGCGCTATACCGCCATGACCGGGACCGAGCTCCCTTTCAAGTATATCTAACGAACGCGCATAAAATTTCTCAGCCTCAGGATATCTGCCATCCTTCATATAGAGTTGAGCAAGCTCATTTATGGGCACAAGGAGTTCATGGTCGTAAATGTCCCTCCCATCCTCCATCTTCCTGAGAGATTCTTCAGCCTTCTTTATCGATTCCGCATCGTAATACATCTTATCGTTGGATCCCGCCGACCCGCCATAGTGAGACGTTCTCCCTAAGATATAATCCATATAGAGAGGTATATTAAGGATGACTCTGAGCGCCGATTGAGCAATCTTTTTCATCCGCTTGCCTTTACCTTATTCTTTCCTGTTCCGGCCTGTCTTAGGCGCACAGTGATCCTCCATACCCTGGTACTGGAAACGCATTCTATCACAATCTTTCTTCATTGCGTCGTGCGCCGGGAAGTTGAATCTATTGATGCCGCAGGAGACAGCATAGGCTATCCCGGAGCGCTCCCTATCTCAGGCAGATTTACATTTCTCGCCGGCATCCGCCTGCGCTCATTAGGCCATACTTGCTAATATATTATTTCCTTCAGAAACAGCCCTTTAGCAGGAGCAGTTGAGCCTGCCTTCCGTCTGTCGCCCGATTCCATAATATCCCGGAACCCTTCTGCGGTCAGTCGCCCAAAACCGGCAAGCACGAGCGTTCCCACAATATTCCTCACCATGTAGCGAAGGAACCCTGTGGCCTCAAGCACCACATAAACAAATTCGTTTCTCTTTCCAACCCCCGCCCTAAGAACCTCACGTTCCGTGCTCCGGTACGTCTCGTCCTGTTTCTTGAATGCGGAAAAATCGTGAACCCCCTTCACATTTCGTATAACAGTGCCCATATTCGAAATATCAAGGCTATGCCGGATATGCCACGCATATCGTCCATAAAACGGAGAGTTGTGGGGCGTATTAAGGATACAATAAATGTAAGTCTTACTTTTCGCGGAGTATCTCGAATGAAAATCCTCCGGCATCTCGTCCGCCTTCTTAATCTTGACGTCAGAGGGCAGAAGGCTATTAATCCCCTTTTCCAGACTCTTAAGATCAATCAATGTGTCGGAGTGAAAGTTAACCACCTGGCCTTGGGCGTGGACTCCGGTATCGGTCCTCGCGCCGCCATATAGTTTTACCGGACGGTTGATAATCCTCTCGACCGTCTTCTGAAGGGTCTCCTGTACGGTAATAACATTGGGCTGATATTGCCACCCATGATACGCTGTCCCGTCATAAGAGACAGAGAGAGAAATGTTTCTCATAGATGTTTTTTGTCATCGCCGCTCCTGACTTTATTATGGCCATTCTTGATCTTCAAGTCCGGTCGTGCGGCCGGTTTTGCTTCCGCTCTTGATTTCCCAGAGTCGATGAGCTCATGTTTCATTTTTGAGTCCACGCCCGCCTTCTCTTTCTCTTCCAGTTTGTTGTATACCTCATCAAGCTCCCTCTTCAGGACGATATTTTCAGCCTTGAGAAAACCGTTCTCTTCTTTGAGAATTTTTATCTCTTCTTCTAGGCCTTTCACCTCCTTGCCACAGGACGCAGACCCGATCAGGATCGTAAGAGAAAGAAAAATGAACGGGACGAATCTCATAAGTATTTATTCTCTCCCATGCCTTCCCAATTGTCAACAGGTTAATATTTGTGGTAGACTATGAAACTTAAGAACACTTCGGTTGCCGGATCTTAAAGTGCGCAATGAAGGGGGAAATCTGTTACGGACTCAAATATTTGCCCTTCATATTGCCTAAATCCGGCGGTCGTGAATGACCCGTTACAATAAAACTCATGCATAGGGAGGGCGTGGATGCACACCTCGGTTGTTACTGTACCCATAGAAGAAGAAATGAAGCGATCATACATGGATTATGCCATGAGCATAATCATCGGGAGGGCACTGCCGGACGTGAGAGACGGCCTCAAACCGGTCCACCGGAGAATTCTTTATGCCATGTATGAGCTGGGTAATACCCACGACAAGCCGTATAAGAAATCAGCCAGAGTGGTGGGGGATGTGATAGGTAAGTTTCACCCTCATGGCGACCAAGCTGTTTATGACGCCATCGCCCGTATGGTGCAAGATTTCTCCATGAGGTATCCCTTAGTCGACGGCCAGGGCAACTTCGGCTCTATTGATGGGGACGCCCCGGCAGCCATGAGGTATACCGAGGTAAGACTCTCAAGGATCGCGGAAGAAATACTCAAGGATATCGAAAAAGAAACAGTCGGGTTTAGGCCGAATTATGACGAGTCTCTTGTCGAACCGGTCGTTATGCCCACCAGGATTCCCAACCTCCTCGTAAACGGTTCTTCAGGTATCGCCGTAGGTATGGCAACCAATATCCCCCCTCACAACCTGACGGAAGTGGTGAACGGCATCGTTGCATATATAGACAATCCAGAGATTACCCTTGATGAGCTTCTGACTTATGTCACGGGTCCGGATTTCCCAACCCAGGCCATTATTTACGGCAGGCAGGGCATAAGAGAGGCATACGAGACAGGAAGAGGACATATCACTCTCAGGGCCCGGGCATCAATCGAAAAGAAGAAGGACGGAAGGGAAATGATAGTCGTTTCTGAGATTCCTTATCAAGTCAACAAGCTGCGACTCATTGAGACAATCGCTGATCTTGTAAATACGAAAAAAATTGAAGGTGTATCAAATCTGAAAGACGAGTCAAACAGGGAAGGGATACGGCTCGTTATCGAGTTGAAACGGGGTGAGATGGGACCGCCCATTCTCAATCAGCTGTATAAACATACCCAGCTGCAAACCACCTTCGGAATCATATTCCTCACCATCGTAAACAACGAGCCAAAAGTACTCAGTTTGAAAGAATTGATCACGGAATTCATCCTCTTCAGGAAAGAGGTAGTGACAAAAAGGTCGACCTTCGAGCTCAATAAAGCCTTGGGCAGGCTCCATATCCTAGAAGGTCTGAAGATAGCTCTTGAGCATATCGACGAAGTAATCGCCCTTATTAAACAGTCGAAAAACACCCAGGAAGCCAGGGTCTCCCTGATTGACCGCTTCGGCCTGTCAGAAAAGCAAGCTACGAGCATTCTCGAAATGCGCCTCCAAAGGCTTACAAATCTCGAACAGACGAAAATCCTCGAAGATTACGAAAATACCTCCAAAGAGATTGCGCGGCTAAGAGAAATACTTGCCAACGAGAAGCTTCTCCTTGATATCGTGAAGGCAGAGCTTATTGAAGTCAAAGATCGATACGGAGACAAACGGCAAACCGAGATCGTGGATCAGGTGCCGGATATCACTATTGAGGACATGATCAAAGACGAGGAGGTCGTGGTTACTATTACCCACAGGGGCTATATCAAGAGAACGGCCCTTGACCAGTACAGAGCCCAGCTTCGCGGAGGAAAAGGGAAAATAGGAATCGTGGTGAGGGACGAGGACTTCGTTGACCAGATCTATACAGCCTACACCCACGACCACTTCATATTTTTTACAAATGCGGGGAAGGCTTATACCATCAAAGTCCATGAGATTCCAGAAGCTCCAATGACGTCCAAGGGAAAACCCCTGATCAATCTCATCAACGCGGAGAAAAATGAGAGGATAACGGCCATAGCCCACACGCGGGAGTTTGAAGAGGACAAGTATCTCCTTCTCGTAACCAAGAAGGGGCAGGTGAAAAAGATAAGCCTGAGCGCCCTCAGCCGCATGAGATCCACTGGCCTCATAGTAATGAAGCTTCCGGAAGATGACAACCTCATGGGCACCCTCCAGACGGACGGAAACAATGAGGTTATGGTGGCCACAAAGAAGGGCAAATCAATAAGGTTCCACGAGAGCGATGTGAGACCCATGGGAAGGGTTGCTTACGGAATAAGAGGGATCAGGCTCAGGAAGAATGACGAGGTCGTCTCGGTCGAGATAGTCGACCGGGATTGCAATGTTTTTACTGTTACAGAAAAGGGCTACGGAAAAGTCTCACCCTGTTCCGAATACAGAAACCAGACCAGAGGCGGCACCGGCATCATAAATGTGCGTTGCGGCGCCAAGAACGGCGATGTGGTCGGTTTAAAAAAGGTGACTGAAGCAAGTGAGATCATCCTCGTTACCGACACGGGGAGGACCATAAGGTTCAACGCAAAAGACATGCCCGTCCAGAAAAGGGGCGGCCTCGGCGTAAAACTGATGGATCTTGCAGGGGACAAGACGATAAGCTCTGTAGCCATTGCAGGAGAGGAAGGCCCTCAGGCCCGGGACGAAACTCCCGTAAAAGATAACGGACCTGAGACCACCGCTGAGTGATGCCGGTCTCGTTACCCAGGAAACCCCGTAGGGGGCCCATTGGAATGAGCGAATTCAACAGCCCGAAATATCAAGGAGCCAGATAGCGGTGACATGAACGCACCCCGATATGATATAGGAATGATCGGCGCGGGCGCTTGGGGCACGGCCGTTGCCATACACTTGGCGAAAAAAGGACTCACCGTCCTTCTCTGGGTATACGAAAAGGAACTGTACGAAACACTCAGGGCAAGTCGAAAAAATAATCTCTACCTGCCCTCCTTCCGACTTCCCGGCTCAATAGAATTCACAGATTGCCTTGAAATGCTTTCCGGCTCAACGGAGGACATCATAATCGCCACACCGTCCTTCGCCACGAGAGCCACCATAGCTCCCGTGTCGGAAATTTTGAAGGGCAAGAACATCCTGATCCTCACAAAGGGATTCGAAATCAATACCTTATTGAGAATGAGCGAAGTAGTTGCGGAGACCGTGGGGGGAGACTCACGGATCGCCACCCTCTCCGGTCCCTCCTTTGCACAAGAAGTAGCCGAGGGGGCTTTCACGTCGGTCGTAGTCTCGTCCGAAGACAACGACTTTTCCTATTATCTTCAGACAAAAATCCACAGCGACAATTTCAGGGTCTATACATCCAGAGACATAATAGGTGTGGAGTTGGGAGGGGCCATGAAGAACGTGATGGCCATAGGAGCCGGGATCATAGAAGGCTTGGGGCTTGGCTCCAATGCCAGAGCAGCCTTTATCACCAGGGCGCTGGCGGAAATTAAACGCCTTGGAAAAGCCCTTGGGGCGAAAGAAACAACATTCATGGGGCTTTCCGGCATAGGGGATCTCATACTTACCGCCTACGGAAATCTAAGCAGAAACAGGGCCTTCGGCATTGAGCTGGCCAACGGAAAAAGGCCGGAAGACGTAATAAGAGCCCGAAAATTCGTTGTAGAAGGGTACTATACCATTAAAGCCGCATACACCCTCGCCCTGAATTCTGGAATAGAAATGCCCATCACTCGCGAGCTATACCGTATCTCGTATGAAGGTAAGGATCTCACGGCGTCAATTGCTGAAATCAAAACAAGGGTTCTCAAGGAAGAAGACGAGTAGATGCTCGTTGACGCTCCACGCGACCACGCAGATAACCAGGTCCGCATGTGTTTTATTTCCCAATAAATACTTATTCGTTGAATGTTTAATTATCATCTATGAGGCAAGCCGGCACCACACAAATCCAGAGAAATAAATGTGGGGGGAGGCAGGTTGATACAGGATTATATCTGTAATCCGCACTTCAATGTAAATAAACAAAATCCACGATCCGCCCACAACCAGGCGGGGGACACCCCAGGAGTTCG
Encoded proteins:
- a CDS encoding tetratricopeptide repeat protein, with the protein product MKKIAQSALRVILNIPLYMDYILGRTSHYGGSAGSNDKMYYDAESIKKAEESLRKMEDGRDIYDHELLVPINELAQLYMKDGRYPEAEKFYARSLDILERELGPGHGGIAPVLCHMGSACLEQGKYGEAEELFLKALRSAETGFGAEGLIVASSLERLGVAVTFQGRYSEAEIILKRSLEMAKKAGSTNHGVVSAVLKGLAGVYFMQNWHEAAHGFYKNSFEVRKKVFGSNHLLTAESRYDLGRVLSARGKYDRAEPYLERALDTQDKLLRDDHPHAERTVDELANAYYYQGKYTEAIRFFERSLATKERKLGPDHMGVAFILGNIGHAYYYGRKSAMAEPLYRRALAITEKAMGHEHRETALKSGTLAASCLAQGKLEEAKQMCAQSLSILEAEPEPDYPNLANLYALMGQLYKRMGRKEDGKRYADLAKTLRRKLELEMVMNP
- the truA gene encoding tRNA pseudouridine(38-40) synthase TruA — protein: MRNISLSVSYDGTAYHGWQYQPNVITVQETLQKTVERIINRPVKLYGGARTDTGVHAQGQVVNFHSDTLIDLKSLEKGINSLLPSDVKIKKADEMPEDFHSRYSAKSKTYIYCILNTPHNSPFYGRYAWHIRHSLDISNMGTVIRNVKGVHDFSAFKKQDETYRSTEREVLRAGVGKRNEFVYVVLEATGFLRYMVRNIVGTLVLAGFGRLTAEGFRDIMESGDRRKAGSTAPAKGLFLKEIIY
- the gyrA gene encoding DNA gyrase subunit A; the encoded protein is MHTSVVTVPIEEEMKRSYMDYAMSIIIGRALPDVRDGLKPVHRRILYAMYELGNTHDKPYKKSARVVGDVIGKFHPHGDQAVYDAIARMVQDFSMRYPLVDGQGNFGSIDGDAPAAMRYTEVRLSRIAEEILKDIEKETVGFRPNYDESLVEPVVMPTRIPNLLVNGSSGIAVGMATNIPPHNLTEVVNGIVAYIDNPEITLDELLTYVTGPDFPTQAIIYGRQGIREAYETGRGHITLRARASIEKKKDGREMIVVSEIPYQVNKLRLIETIADLVNTKKIEGVSNLKDESNREGIRLVIELKRGEMGPPILNQLYKHTQLQTTFGIIFLTIVNNEPKVLSLKELITEFILFRKEVVTKRSTFELNKALGRLHILEGLKIALEHIDEVIALIKQSKNTQEARVSLIDRFGLSEKQATSILEMRLQRLTNLEQTKILEDYENTSKEIARLREILANEKLLLDIVKAELIEVKDRYGDKRQTEIVDQVPDITIEDMIKDEEVVVTITHRGYIKRTALDQYRAQLRGGKGKIGIVVRDEDFVDQIYTAYTHDHFIFFTNAGKAYTIKVHEIPEAPMTSKGKPLINLINAEKNERITAIAHTREFEEDKYLLLVTKKGQVKKISLSALSRMRSTGLIVMKLPEDDNLMGTLQTDGNNEVMVATKKGKSIRFHESDVRPMGRVAYGIRGIRLRKNDEVVSVEIVDRDCNVFTVTEKGYGKVSPCSEYRNQTRGGTGIINVRCGAKNGDVVGLKKVTEASEIILVTDTGRTIRFNAKDMPVQKRGGLGVKLMDLAGDKTISSVAIAGEEGPQARDETPVKDNGPETTAE
- a CDS encoding NAD(P)-dependent glycerol-3-phosphate dehydrogenase codes for the protein MNAPRYDIGMIGAGAWGTAVAIHLAKKGLTVLLWVYEKELYETLRASRKNNLYLPSFRLPGSIEFTDCLEMLSGSTEDIIIATPSFATRATIAPVSEILKGKNILILTKGFEINTLLRMSEVVAETVGGDSRIATLSGPSFAQEVAEGAFTSVVVSSEDNDFSYYLQTKIHSDNFRVYTSRDIIGVELGGAMKNVMAIGAGIIEGLGLGSNARAAFITRALAEIKRLGKALGAKETTFMGLSGIGDLILTAYGNLSRNRAFGIELANGKRPEDVIRARKFVVEGYYTIKAAYTLALNSGIEMPITRELYRISYEGKDLTASIAEIKTRVLKEEDE